Proteins from a genomic interval of Terriglobales bacterium:
- a CDS encoding neuraminidase-like domain-containing protein, with protein MTDAARDYSPDQIKQYLVAHGHATPKDIDFLHSPRRKGTETQIPQAVLATHARLYSVTSDINVSHGLIQQGISSAAQIAMMPRRSFVSGPGKALGASQQQASAMHARAVRVHNRTMQMFAATHSAVTSTYFRSTRVANVSDELVQQFEKLPSYQDLFGSLNFCACDECKSIFGPAAYLVDLLRITDRYITTPNKGTIPAAFLLQSRRPDLWKLPLTCAMTNNTLPYLQIVNERLMDAVQSALQIQTSDALLQQMATSMFYPLNLPFNHPLDRVRVLLQQIKVPLGDIYAAWGVAADAVVRERLGLSLEQLAIVKNTVSDPGTLAKFYGVPAASLSTLAQVGVFMQQTGLAVKDVIDLIQQNMSATEITAGVPQNLFINQGLGAAFLKLSSADDQSSSTIQNMSNTALDQINRLRRLAATLGWSVETTDWCVRAVKPGKAPAIDADALAGLERVNRLAAAFNLSPIQASVFFGPIKTYGGDGTDPVSLFDRLFNDPSTLSGGSDYHPSGNSLNSTYTDTPLSWQPGSKNAADIASITRVAPGLGLTLPAANALGAQLFGTTSQQLTVDVLSSLYRHALLSQALNLPMDQYLILLSLQGITGKNPFAGPDLDSLVAAWQWMNTAGLDLYTLNYILQATPSVFVDPLFQDSAVTPWLQGLVSTIPDLSAPTAEATIMQQVAVFFSVSVQLATVCMQMAIKAVPVPDAVKTLPPVNVKDWIKAFLAANTPYADYVTKVLRWVSRWLVFAQQANLTAELLNSVATYAASYGLPADFSALPWAAAQGIERFAALTRQFGDRRGNLLQYVALSQPPAQDGDANALAKLADATGWDPSQVTQLLSSVVVGIKSVPERLQRLKACFGQISTLGADVAFMQGIVGLATNQDWNVYLQQAALCQSKVSGRYGQNRWQQLGGQVEGKLQVNLRDALVGLELAALRATYKDIQTPNNVYEFLLTDVETGPEAQISYIKEALNAVQLYLQRCRLRLEPGVEILDEIPPIWWDWMLNYRVWEANRRIFLYPENYLLPSLRRDQTSVFRTLSSDLRQSDITSDYVESVYNNYMDGFGELARLKPVDSYRCTVEDPKKGKIRALYLLARTETAPFTFFLCRQLEATPWTEWEKIDLTINAPSVTLVYAFTRLFVFWVEVKSESTPSIQVGTTGGQTNNNQVYRATIQYSFQNHQGKWVPAQTLAKDIVVLFTGQGTDAVKLTNDPLFNGCFDLDSIPWSKVFAVSVTGANWPGGNGPISDSDRIVVSFGPYVRAEGVETPPIDQPTNRDAVAFVNNLKQRVFEHTLTTAGRLSGELPVNGYWVLDSGLQSNFVGHNAEFILLDPYVPGAPLSSFAPNMDDLSLQVQLVRTTSPISANYTADLPGFASSPAQPTQVSSAFFATETVSNDAATKIYNALIAAQVLDQRGNISATAMANLDLTIALGALLADGTINATQLPGILDVLLRNLGSPVLFSSATNSNAQVFTVKNQPGWFVFNNGDEMFLLEPQPGTAFGAINESLLVSQPPLNSNSFVVPDPANPSAPKINGSVSVQIFNLMQSFSLVDARGIPDFASIKKLPKGLATALANLQLSDDQLAMVNGIVYNYPVIFSDTFVSSRISKDVSLQIYTLMQQFSLIDRNNRLHLDMVTSTLVNRILANLVMKQTILQKDVAAIYRTVVRTPVAFTFSYWNPGDASSFSTLSSANFTVTRLTTSAIQPMSRALFTGGIDRLLSLDTQNIPAIPVLPFGRLGPSTSVAWPGAIDGAQVDFDGLYGQYFWEVFYHGPMLVANSLAANLQFREAISWFQYVFNPTVQESFITSTTFSDATNQAISPQGSAEALTTLQSTMIGNPSAPIVDANGRVNPALTPTTNLGLSSTSFTPDQMQMVTNVVLNYQLAKPSARFWRFRPFRTYNLETLRAMLTDGSPAVQAYENDPFNPFAIARLRIGAFEKATVMQYIDTLLNWGDYYFGQDTWEAIVAATMVYVYAYNLLGPRPQQVGVCEASATATYADIVQHYKDKPVPEFLIDLETMLPSVEAPQGEAISVQAHAFNDLGTYFCVPENDVFISYWDRVEDRLNKIRHSQDIHGRFRLLALFEPPIDPLALIRAAGATNNFLTAGGGAANTVPPYRFQVALDRARRLASTAAQLGTLLQSALEAKDGEALALLRNTQEAQILALTTQMKQSQITRMSTSVEALKVSQQTAKAQIDFYTNALSTGLIPEEQLNLDASATGLRFTLAANILKTSSAIGYAVPQAGSPFAMTYGGQQIGAVVDATAGAAEIGAEISAYVSQRALTMAGYQRRTDDWNLAKTVAQNEYDSLTQQIAAAAADLATAQQDLVIHKKAIAQNKETDDFLAGKFTNEDLYLWTAGRLSALYYQSYQLAVQSALSAQKSFQYEMDNSNTFINFDYWDSAHKGLRAADGLLFSLDQIESAYAQGNTRRLEIERTISLAALDPLALDALKTTGTCNFEFPEIMFDYDYPGHYVRKIQSLSMSIPAIVGPYQNIRASLTQNHSYVAATNDAANVKYLLGLKNGQGSGNMPSTVWKDWQANNRQIAVSHGMDDSGVFQLDFHDERYLPFEGTGAVSSWTLELPRETNHFDFNQLSDVIITLRYTALEDDGLKTSVRTTLSTHPLDVGYYLSVQQSFGVQWQSFLADHSQADSQTLQFNYTPAWLGYLLEMDLVSVSLRLTTDSSVPLDNQPQVKIGTLTWDKTAAQDIQLTNGLATVKIPGWKREPAGGPWKIVFDLKQIRQSTTLSSLLADGQWFDPAKLLDVELLFDCKVKLFSSN; from the coding sequence ATGACGGATGCGGCACGGGACTATTCCCCTGATCAAATCAAGCAATACCTCGTGGCGCACGGGCATGCTACGCCCAAGGATATTGACTTTCTTCACTCTCCACGCCGCAAGGGAACGGAAACACAAATCCCGCAAGCGGTGCTCGCGACCCACGCGCGTCTGTACAGCGTTACATCGGATATCAATGTAAGCCACGGGTTGATTCAGCAGGGCATCTCATCGGCAGCGCAGATTGCCATGATGCCCCGGCGCTCCTTTGTCTCGGGCCCGGGGAAGGCGTTGGGAGCGTCTCAACAGCAGGCGAGCGCCATGCATGCTCGTGCTGTCCGCGTGCATAACCGCACCATGCAAATGTTTGCCGCGACGCATAGCGCTGTGACCTCAACCTATTTCCGGTCTACACGCGTAGCGAACGTCAGCGACGAACTCGTGCAGCAATTCGAAAAGCTGCCCAGTTATCAGGATCTGTTTGGAAGCCTGAATTTCTGTGCCTGCGACGAGTGTAAGTCCATCTTCGGCCCGGCAGCTTATCTGGTTGACCTGCTGCGGATTACCGACCGCTACATTACGACGCCGAACAAAGGCACAATTCCGGCTGCATTCTTGTTGCAATCGCGCCGTCCCGATCTATGGAAATTGCCGCTCACCTGCGCGATGACCAATAACACCCTTCCTTATCTGCAGATTGTCAACGAGCGGCTGATGGACGCCGTCCAAAGCGCTCTGCAGATACAGACTTCAGATGCGCTGCTGCAGCAGATGGCGACCTCGATGTTTTATCCACTCAATCTGCCTTTTAATCATCCGCTCGATCGTGTGCGGGTATTGCTGCAGCAGATCAAAGTTCCTCTGGGTGATATCTATGCTGCCTGGGGAGTGGCAGCAGACGCAGTTGTACGGGAACGTCTCGGTCTTTCGCTGGAGCAACTCGCGATTGTCAAAAACACTGTTTCGGACCCGGGGACGCTGGCAAAGTTTTACGGCGTTCCGGCCGCCAGCCTCAGCACCCTGGCCCAGGTTGGCGTATTCATGCAGCAGACCGGTCTGGCGGTCAAAGACGTCATTGACCTGATCCAGCAGAACATGAGCGCCACCGAGATCACCGCCGGTGTTCCACAGAACCTATTTATCAATCAAGGGTTGGGTGCGGCCTTTCTCAAGCTGAGTTCTGCTGACGACCAAAGTTCCTCAACGATCCAGAACATGAGCAACACTGCGCTGGATCAGATCAACCGCCTGCGGAGACTGGCCGCCACGCTTGGCTGGTCGGTCGAAACCACCGATTGGTGCGTACGAGCGGTCAAGCCCGGTAAAGCTCCCGCGATAGATGCTGACGCCCTGGCAGGCCTCGAACGAGTCAACCGTCTGGCTGCTGCATTCAATTTGTCGCCCATTCAGGCCTCAGTGTTCTTCGGACCGATCAAAACATATGGAGGCGACGGCACCGATCCGGTATCACTCTTTGATCGCCTGTTCAACGACCCGAGCACCCTGTCCGGTGGCAGCGATTATCATCCGTCGGGCAATTCCCTCAATTCCACCTACACCGATACGCCTCTTTCCTGGCAGCCTGGATCGAAGAATGCAGCGGACATTGCTAGCATCACGCGTGTAGCGCCAGGACTAGGCCTCACTCTTCCCGCAGCCAATGCTCTGGGAGCGCAGCTTTTCGGCACGACTAGCCAGCAGCTCACAGTGGATGTGCTATCGAGTCTCTACCGGCATGCTCTTTTGAGCCAGGCCCTTAACCTGCCGATGGACCAATATCTGATTCTGTTGTCTCTGCAGGGAATCACAGGCAAGAATCCCTTTGCTGGCCCGGATCTAGACAGCCTCGTCGCCGCCTGGCAATGGATGAATACTGCCGGCCTGGATCTTTACACTCTGAACTATATCTTGCAGGCGACTCCCAGCGTGTTTGTTGATCCTCTTTTCCAGGACTCAGCCGTCACACCTTGGCTGCAAGGACTGGTAAGCACCATTCCAGATCTCTCTGCGCCAACGGCAGAGGCAACGATCATGCAGCAAGTGGCGGTCTTTTTCAGCGTCTCGGTGCAACTGGCCACGGTCTGTATGCAAATGGCAATCAAGGCCGTGCCTGTACCCGATGCCGTAAAAACGCTTCCACCTGTCAATGTGAAGGATTGGATCAAAGCTTTCTTGGCCGCGAACACCCCGTATGCCGACTATGTCACCAAGGTCTTACGCTGGGTCTCACGATGGCTGGTGTTTGCACAGCAGGCAAACCTGACAGCTGAATTGTTAAACAGTGTAGCTACATATGCGGCCTCGTATGGATTGCCTGCCGATTTTTCTGCTCTTCCCTGGGCGGCTGCGCAGGGCATAGAACGCTTTGCTGCGCTCACACGCCAGTTCGGTGACCGGCGTGGCAATCTGCTGCAGTATGTCGCGCTGTCCCAGCCACCGGCGCAAGACGGCGACGCAAATGCTTTGGCGAAACTCGCCGATGCCACCGGCTGGGATCCATCTCAAGTGACCCAGTTGCTCAGTTCAGTCGTGGTGGGTATAAAGAGCGTGCCAGAGCGTCTTCAGCGTCTCAAAGCTTGCTTTGGCCAGATCTCGACACTGGGCGCTGACGTTGCTTTCATGCAAGGAATTGTCGGCTTGGCCACAAACCAGGATTGGAACGTCTACCTCCAGCAGGCAGCGTTGTGCCAATCGAAGGTGAGTGGACGCTATGGACAAAACCGCTGGCAGCAGTTAGGTGGACAAGTAGAAGGCAAGCTGCAAGTCAACCTGCGCGACGCGTTAGTCGGGTTGGAACTTGCGGCTCTGCGCGCGACCTACAAAGACATCCAGACGCCCAACAATGTCTATGAATTTCTACTGACCGACGTAGAAACCGGGCCGGAAGCGCAGATTTCCTACATCAAGGAAGCCCTTAACGCTGTGCAGCTCTATTTGCAGCGTTGCCGGCTGAGACTTGAGCCTGGCGTCGAGATTCTCGACGAGATTCCTCCCATTTGGTGGGACTGGATGCTGAATTACCGCGTCTGGGAGGCAAACCGCCGAATCTTCCTGTATCCCGAAAATTATCTCCTGCCCTCACTCCGTCGCGATCAAACCAGCGTCTTCAGGACCCTGAGCAGCGATCTGCGGCAATCGGATATCACCAGCGACTACGTCGAGTCGGTCTATAACAACTATATGGATGGCTTCGGGGAGTTGGCCCGCCTGAAGCCTGTTGATTCCTATCGTTGTACAGTGGAAGATCCCAAAAAGGGAAAGATCAGGGCCTTGTATCTGCTGGCCCGGACCGAAACTGCTCCGTTTACCTTTTTCCTTTGCCGGCAGCTCGAAGCTACACCGTGGACGGAATGGGAAAAGATTGATCTGACCATCAATGCTCCATCTGTCACACTGGTATACGCATTCACCCGCCTGTTCGTTTTCTGGGTCGAGGTGAAATCCGAGAGCACTCCCAGCATTCAGGTAGGGACCACCGGCGGCCAGACCAACAACAATCAGGTCTATCGGGCAACGATCCAATACTCGTTTCAGAACCATCAGGGCAAGTGGGTCCCGGCGCAAACCTTGGCCAAAGACATTGTGGTTCTTTTTACGGGACAGGGCACCGACGCCGTTAAGCTGACCAACGACCCGTTGTTCAACGGATGTTTTGATTTAGACTCCATCCCCTGGAGCAAGGTCTTTGCAGTGTCGGTGACAGGAGCCAATTGGCCTGGCGGCAACGGGCCGATCAGTGACAGCGACCGCATCGTCGTCAGCTTCGGGCCGTACGTGCGCGCAGAGGGTGTAGAGACTCCACCCATTGACCAGCCGACAAACCGGGACGCAGTTGCATTTGTCAACAATTTGAAGCAGCGTGTGTTCGAGCACACGCTCACTACTGCAGGCCGATTGTCCGGTGAGCTTCCGGTGAACGGTTATTGGGTGCTGGATTCCGGTCTGCAAAGCAATTTTGTCGGCCACAACGCCGAGTTTATTCTGCTTGATCCTTACGTACCCGGCGCGCCACTTTCCAGCTTTGCCCCCAACATGGACGATCTGAGCTTGCAGGTACAACTGGTGCGCACTACAAGCCCCATTTCGGCCAACTATACGGCCGATCTTCCGGGCTTCGCCAGTTCTCCCGCACAACCCACGCAAGTGAGCTCGGCATTCTTTGCAACCGAGACCGTCTCCAACGATGCGGCAACCAAGATCTACAATGCCCTGATCGCCGCTCAAGTGCTGGATCAAAGGGGCAACATTTCGGCTACGGCGATGGCTAACCTTGATCTCACCATCGCTCTTGGCGCGTTGCTCGCCGACGGGACGATCAACGCCACTCAGCTTCCCGGAATATTAGACGTACTGCTGCGCAACCTGGGCAGTCCGGTTCTTTTCTCATCCGCCACTAATTCCAACGCACAGGTGTTTACCGTGAAGAACCAGCCCGGCTGGTTCGTATTTAACAACGGCGATGAGATGTTCCTGCTAGAGCCCCAACCCGGCACTGCTTTCGGCGCCATTAACGAATCTTTGCTCGTCTCTCAACCACCCCTGAACTCAAATTCGTTCGTCGTTCCTGATCCCGCCAATCCTAGTGCCCCGAAGATCAACGGTTCTGTCTCGGTCCAGATTTTCAATTTGATGCAGAGCTTCAGTCTGGTTGACGCGCGCGGCATTCCCGATTTCGCCTCAATCAAGAAGCTTCCCAAAGGACTTGCTACGGCGCTGGCAAATCTTCAATTGTCTGATGATCAGCTCGCGATGGTGAACGGCATTGTCTACAACTATCCGGTCATCTTCAGTGACACATTCGTCTCAAGCCGCATCAGCAAAGATGTCTCATTGCAGATCTACACGCTGATGCAGCAGTTCTCGCTGATTGACAGAAACAACCGCTTGCACCTGGATATGGTGACAAGCACGCTCGTGAACCGGATTCTGGCGAATCTGGTCATGAAGCAAACCATTCTGCAAAAAGACGTCGCAGCGATCTACCGTACCGTGGTGCGAACTCCGGTCGCATTCACCTTCAGCTACTGGAACCCGGGAGATGCCTCCAGCTTCTCCACACTCTCCAGCGCCAATTTTACTGTCACACGGTTGACCACTTCGGCCATTCAGCCGATGAGCCGCGCGCTCTTCACCGGAGGCATTGACCGGCTGCTGAGCCTCGACACACAAAATATTCCGGCGATTCCAGTGTTGCCCTTCGGTCGCCTGGGTCCATCGACGAGTGTGGCCTGGCCCGGCGCAATTGACGGCGCCCAAGTGGATTTTGACGGACTCTATGGCCAGTATTTCTGGGAAGTCTTCTATCACGGTCCCATGCTTGTGGCCAATTCGCTGGCTGCCAATCTCCAGTTCCGCGAAGCCATCTCGTGGTTCCAGTATGTTTTCAATCCGACCGTGCAGGAGTCGTTCATCACCTCAACGACTTTCTCCGACGCAACCAATCAGGCGATCTCGCCGCAGGGCTCGGCGGAAGCGCTTACGACCTTGCAGAGCACGATGATCGGCAATCCATCTGCCCCCATCGTGGATGCGAATGGACGAGTGAATCCGGCGCTCACTCCGACGACGAATCTCGGTTTATCGTCCACCTCATTTACTCCAGATCAGATGCAGATGGTGACGAACGTCGTTCTCAACTACCAACTCGCTAAGCCGTCTGCTAGGTTCTGGCGCTTTCGTCCGTTTCGCACCTATAACCTGGAAACGCTGCGTGCCATGCTCACCGACGGCAGTCCAGCGGTGCAGGCCTACGAGAACGATCCCTTTAATCCGTTTGCGATCGCGCGCTTGCGTATCGGAGCCTTTGAAAAGGCCACGGTCATGCAGTACATAGACACGCTCTTGAACTGGGGAGACTACTATTTCGGCCAGGACACCTGGGAAGCAATCGTTGCCGCCACTATGGTCTATGTGTATGCCTACAATCTGTTGGGCCCACGCCCGCAGCAGGTCGGGGTGTGCGAAGCCTCTGCGACTGCGACTTACGCCGATATCGTCCAGCACTACAAAGACAAACCCGTTCCCGAGTTCCTGATTGACCTTGAGACCATGCTGCCTTCCGTTGAGGCGCCCCAGGGCGAGGCGATTTCTGTCCAGGCGCATGCGTTCAACGATCTTGGCACTTATTTCTGTGTACCTGAAAACGACGTCTTCATCAGCTACTGGGACCGTGTGGAAGACCGCCTGAACAAGATTCGCCACTCGCAAGATATCCACGGAAGATTCCGTCTGTTGGCGCTGTTTGAGCCGCCGATTGATCCGCTGGCGCTCATTCGGGCGGCCGGTGCAACGAATAACTTTCTTACGGCAGGAGGCGGCGCGGCGAACACAGTTCCGCCCTATCGCTTCCAGGTCGCACTCGACCGGGCGCGGCGTCTGGCCTCAACAGCAGCTCAGTTGGGAACATTGTTGCAGTCGGCACTCGAGGCAAAAGACGGCGAAGCGCTCGCCTTGCTGCGCAACACCCAGGAGGCCCAGATCCTAGCTCTGACCACGCAGATGAAGCAGAGTCAGATCACGCGCATGAGTACCTCTGTTGAGGCCCTGAAGGTAAGCCAGCAGACCGCCAAGGCGCAAATCGATTTTTATACGAATGCGCTCAGTACCGGGCTCATTCCCGAGGAGCAACTCAACCTGGATGCAAGCGCCACCGGCTTGCGGTTTACGCTAGCCGCCAATATTCTCAAGACCTCATCTGCCATCGGTTATGCGGTTCCGCAGGCGGGCTCGCCCTTTGCCATGACCTATGGCGGCCAGCAAATCGGGGCTGTCGTTGATGCCACCGCAGGGGCTGCAGAGATAGGCGCTGAGATATCGGCCTACGTCTCGCAACGCGCCCTCACTATGGCCGGATATCAGCGCCGCACCGACGATTGGAATCTGGCCAAGACCGTCGCTCAGAACGAATACGACTCTCTCACGCAGCAGATCGCCGCTGCCGCGGCCGATCTTGCCACAGCCCAGCAAGACCTCGTCATTCACAAGAAGGCAATCGCACAAAACAAGGAGACGGATGATTTCCTGGCCGGCAAATTTACCAATGAGGATCTGTATCTGTGGACGGCCGGCCGGTTGTCAGCTCTCTACTATCAGTCCTATCAACTCGCCGTTCAAAGCGCGCTATCTGCTCAAAAATCCTTCCAATACGAGATGGATAACAGCAACACCTTCATCAACTTCGACTATTGGGATAGCGCTCACAAGGGTCTGCGTGCCGCCGATGGGCTCTTGTTCTCGCTCGACCAGATAGAATCCGCCTATGCGCAGGGGAACACGCGCCGGCTCGAGATCGAACGCACCATTTCACTTGCGGCGCTCGATCCGTTGGCCCTCGATGCCCTCAAGACAACGGGAACGTGCAACTTCGAGTTTCCGGAAATCATGTTTGATTACGATTATCCCGGCCACTACGTGCGTAAGATCCAGTCTCTTTCCATGTCCATTCCCGCGATCGTTGGTCCTTACCAGAACATCAGGGCCAGCCTCACACAAAATCACAGCTACGTTGCGGCGACCAACGACGCAGCCAATGTCAAATACCTTTTGGGTCTGAAAAATGGCCAAGGAAGCGGAAACATGCCTTCGACCGTATGGAAAGATTGGCAGGCCAACAACCGGCAAATTGCCGTGTCCCACGGGATGGATGACTCCGGCGTGTTCCAGTTGGATTTTCATGATGAACGTTACCTGCCATTCGAAGGCACCGGTGCGGTCTCCAGTTGGACTCTGGAACTGCCCCGTGAAACCAATCATTTTGATTTCAACCAGCTTTCCGACGTCATCATCACGCTGCGCTACACGGCTCTAGAAGATGACGGGCTGAAAACGTCCGTGAGAACCACCCTTTCCACGCATCCTTTGGATGTTGGATACTACCTCTCCGTTCAGCAATCTTTTGGCGTGCAGTGGCAGAGTTTCCTGGCAGACCATTCTCAAGCCGATTCACAAACCCTGCAGTTCAATTACACGCCGGCGTGGCTGGGTTATCTGCTCGAGATGGATTTGGTGAGCGTAAGCCTGCGGCTCACGACCGATTCTTCAGTCCCATTGGATAATCAACCGCAAGTCAAGATCGGCACTCTGACCTGGGACAAGACCGCGGCGCAAGACATTCAGCTCACCAACGGATTGGCAACCGTCAAAATCCCAGGATGGAAACGCGAGCCTGCGGGTGGTCCATGGAAAATCGTTTTTGACCTGAAGCAAATCCGTCAATCGACTACATTGTCGTCGCTGCTGGCTGATGGTCAATGGTTCGATCCAGCCAAGCTCCTCGATGTTGAGCTGCTGTTCGATTGCAAAGTAAAGCTCTTCTCCTCCAACTAA